The following coding sequences are from one Gossypium hirsutum isolate 1008001.06 chromosome A12, Gossypium_hirsutum_v2.1, whole genome shotgun sequence window:
- the LOC107929584 gene encoding pentatricopeptide repeat-containing protein At2g17210 — translation MRFPTNLWVSKLPGWSLRIQESSRFGKWVEVLSNYREMLRYGVQPSDPSFFSSILKACINLSSTCYGKTMHARFIKQGYESFTSIGNSILDFYMKRGDLESALRAFDCMKNRDSVSWNIIIYEHLNRGDIEEGLQWFNKARVASFAPNTATLILVTQACRNVGAYLEGLEIHGYIIRSGLCAMGSIQNSLLSMYVHIDLVSARKLFDEMSDKDVISWSAMIEGYLQREEADIALKLFQKMVYEDGIQPDAITAAIVIRACGRLRDIHMGKLVHGVVIRRGGYEDLFVRNYLIDMYSKCNDVDSAFQVYRDMSQKNSVSWNSMLYGFVLNEKYSEALLLFNLMGEEGVEVDEVTLSNFLQICKHFVLASPCKSVHCLVIRRGYELNELVINSLIDAYAKCNLVDLAWKLFDGLEGRDVVTWSTMIAGFAHCGKPDEAVRVFREMTKMQEKPTAITIVNLLEACSFSAELGRSKWAHGVAIRRDMVANVAVGTAIVDMYAKCGAIDTSRRIFDQMQWKNVVSWSAMVAAYGMNGLPREALALLSEMKSQGLKPNFVTTLSALSACSHGGLVEEGLTFFKSMVHEYGIVPGMEHYSCVIDMLGRAGKVDLAMELINQIPSGVKISARAWGALLSACRSHGNKEVGAGALSHILELEPMNSAGYLLGSSMYAAEGSWDQAAIMKQLAEDQGVRFSAGYSMIQVGNRACSFVAGDCSNLRAQEINIMVQQLHSCMYIEEGIQSGVTEC, via the coding sequence ATGCGCTTTCCAACAAACCTTTGGGTTTCGAAGCTCCCAGGCTGGAGTTTGAGGATCCAAGAGTCATCACGTTTTGGGAAATGGGTTGAGGTGTTATCTAACTATCGGGAGATGCTGAGATACGGAGTTCAACCATCAGATCCTTCATTCTTCTCCTCCATTCTCAAAGCATGTATAAACCTTTCCTCCACATGTTATGGGAAAACAATGCATGCGCGTTTCATTAAACAAGGTTATGAATCATTTACTTCCATTGGGAATTCCATTTTGGACTTTTACATGAAACGTGGAGACTTGGAATCAGCATTGCGTGCGTTTGATTGCATGAAAAACAGGGATTCAGTTTCTTGGAATATCATTATTTATGAGCACCTTAATCGGGGTGATATAGAAGAAGGTCTACAGTGGTTTAATAAAGCTAGGGTAGCTAGCTTTGCACCAAATACTGCCACATTGATTCTTGTAACTCAGGCATGTCGCAATGTAGGAGCTTACCTTGAAGGACTGGAAATTCATGGGTACATAATTAGGAGTGGATTATGCGCCATGGGTTCCATTCAAAACTCCCTGTTaagtatgtatgtacatataGACTTGGTGAGTGCACGAAAGCTTTTCGATGAAATGTCTGACAAAGATGTGATCTCCTGGAGTGCAATGATTGAGGGTTATTTGCAAAGAGAGGAAGCGGATATTGCCTTGAAGTTGTTTCAGAAAATGGTGTACGAGGATGGGATCCAACCAGATGCAATAACTGCTGCAATTGTTATAAGGGCCTGCGGGAGATTAAGAGACATTCATATGGGAAAGTTGGTCCATGGAGTAGTGATCAGAAGAGGAGGCTATGAGGATTTGTTTGTAAGGAACTACTTAATTGATATGTATTCGAAATGTAATGATGTTGATTCTGCCTTTCAAGTTTACAGGGACATGTCCCAAAAGAACAGTGTTTCATGGAATTCTATGTTATATGGATTTGTCCTCAATGAGAAGTACTCAGAAGCTTTATTATTGTTTAATTTGATGGGGGAGGAAGGGGTCGAGGTAGATGAGGTGACTTTATCGAATTTTCTTCAAATATGCAAACATTTTGTGCTCGCATCTCCATGCAAGTCCGTTCACTGTCTAGTAATACGACGGGGGTACGAATTGAATGAATTGGTTATAAATTCTTTGATTGATGCTTATGCGAAGTGTAATCTCGTTGATCTTGCATGGAAACTTTTTGATGGCTTGGAGGGCAGGGATGTGGTGACATGGAGCACTATGATAGCTGGGTTTGCTCACTGTGGCAAGCCTGATGAGGCCGTCAGGGTCTTCCGTGAGATGACCAAAATGCAGGAGAAGCCCACCGCTATTACCATTGTAAACCTTCTTGAAGCATGTTCATTTTCAGCCGAACTGGGAAGGTCAAAATGGGCCCATGGAGTTGCAATCAGAAGAGACATGGTGGCCAATGTAGCTGTTGGAACTGCAATTGTTGATATGTATGCAAAATGTGGTGCCATTGATACGTCCAGAAGGATCTTTGATCAAATGCAGTGGAAAAATGTGGTGTCATGGAGTGCGATGGTAGCAGCATACGGTATGAATGGTCTCCCTAGAGAGGCATTGGCATTGCTCTCAGAAATGAAATCGCAAGGTCTGAAGCCGAACTTTGTGACTACTCTCTCAGCACTATCTGCATGTAGCCATGGAGGGTTAGTCGAAGAAGGGCTTACCTTTTTTAAATCTATGGTCCATGAATATGGGATAGTACCTGGGATGGAACATTATTCATGTGTGATCGACATGTTGGGTCGGGCAGGAAAGGTGGACCTTGCAATGGAATTGATCAACCAGATCCCTAGTGGTGTTAAGATTAGTGCAAGAGCTTGGGGAGCTCTTTTAAGTGCCTGTAGAAGCCATGGAAACAAGGAAGTTGGTGCAGGAGCACTCTCTCATATTCTTGAGCTGGAGCCGATGAACTCGGCTGGATATTTGCTGGGATCAAGCATGTATGCTGCTGAAGGTTCATGGGACCAGGCAGCAATAATGAAGCAGTTGGCAGAAGATCAAGGGGTGAGGTTCTCTGCTGGTTACAGTATGATTCAAGTCGGAAACAGGGCATGTAGCTTTGTTGCAGGGGATTGCTCCAACCTTCGGGCTCAAGAGATTAACATCATGGTCCAGCAGTTGCATAGTTGCATGTATATCGAGGAAGGGATTCAGTCGGGTGTGACTGAATGCTGA
- the LOC107939291 gene encoding factor of DNA methylation 4-like, producing MKDFSRFSVFQGGVFAMTVICFQASYQSFHFYKMFVHPWKGIIANIPTTLQDGKHVGESGRKLREDLAKGSVMTRKSSGVGNGGFRMLFSDDRISEYYLLIFTKVLQYYI from the exons ATGAAAG atttttcaaggTTTTCTGTGTTCCAAGGCGGTGTTTTTGCGATGACGGTGATCTGTTTTCAAGCTTCCTACCAGAGTTTCCACTTTTATAAG ATGTTTGTTCATCCGTGGAAGGGCATCATTGCCAATATTCCAACAACATTGCAAGATGGAAAACATGTAGGGGAAAGTGGAAGGAAATTAAGGGAGGATTTGGCAAAAGGTTCTGTAATGACTCGAAAGTCAAGTGGAGTCGGAAATGGCGGTTTCAGAATGCTATTTTCCGATGATAGAATTAgcgaatattatttattaatatttacgaagGTATTACAGTATTATATTTAG